Genomic DNA from Alphaproteobacteria bacterium:
GTGTCTCCTGGAATTATTTCTTCCGAAGGCATATATTTAAGTGGGTCCAGCTTCTGGTATCCATATTTTGTGGATGAACTGGTAACATTCAGGATGGATGTTACCTTGCCATCAGGTTGGGCCTCTGTTAGCCAGGGTGCGCGTAGAAAACATGATACTAGCACAGGCAACCAGTTTGATACCTGGATAATGGATGAACCCCAGGAGGAAATGTATCTTATTTCCGCTGAATTTATTGAATATGGGCAGGCCGCAGGGGCAGTGGAAGCAATGGCATTTTTGAGGCAACCTGATTCCCCGCTTGCGCAAAAATATCTGGATACAACCGCACAGTATCTTGAGATGTATAGAAAGCTTCTCGGGCCGTATCCCTATAAGAAATTTGCCCTGGTAGAAAATTTCTGGGAAACAGGATATGGAATGCCATCTTTCACACTGCTTGGTCCGAGGGTAATTCGTTTTCCCTTTATCCTTCACTCCTCATATCC
This window encodes:
- a CDS encoding M1 family metallopeptidase, translated to AGEFFINNPHLQQVSIQLELYELKLTPGTGALTLRYGGEVFHPVTEYGEEYARSFSVSPGIISSEGIYLSGSSFWYPYFVDELVTFRMDVTLPSGWASVSQGARRKHDTSTGNQFDTWIMDEPQEEMYLISAEFIEYGQAAGAVEAMAFLRQPDSPLAQKYLDTTAQYLEMYRKLLGPYPYKKFALVENFWETGYGMPSFTLLGPRVIRFPFILHSSYP